The following proteins come from a genomic window of Dongia rigui:
- a CDS encoding NRDE family protein, protein MCSVIILSRPDHDWPILIASNRDEMHERPWAPPARHWSDRPEVVAGKDVLAGGSWLGINDFGVVAGILNRRDTLGPQAGKRSRGELVLDALDFADAEAAVAMLQELDAAAYRPFNMVVADNTHAYWLRNLGQEIEAIALLPGLSMITAMDLNDMSSARTRHFLPRWREAALPDPGSGDWDAWTKVLQSREYEPSGDVFDAMYVVSNTGFGTVSSSLIALPSVNHSDRAPVWRFLGGRPESQGWVDIDLR, encoded by the coding sequence ATGTGCAGCGTTATCATTCTCTCCCGACCGGACCATGACTGGCCGATCCTCATTGCCAGCAACCGTGATGAAATGCATGAGCGTCCTTGGGCGCCACCAGCGCGCCATTGGTCCGACCGGCCGGAAGTGGTTGCCGGCAAAGACGTCCTTGCCGGCGGTTCCTGGCTCGGCATCAACGATTTCGGCGTCGTGGCTGGTATCCTCAACCGCCGGGACACGCTGGGGCCGCAGGCCGGCAAGCGCTCGCGTGGCGAATTGGTGCTGGATGCACTCGATTTTGCCGATGCGGAAGCGGCGGTCGCGATGTTGCAGGAGCTTGATGCTGCCGCCTATCGCCCGTTCAACATGGTCGTTGCCGATAACACGCATGCCTATTGGCTGCGCAATCTGGGGCAGGAGATTGAGGCCATTGCCCTGTTGCCTGGCCTGTCGATGATAACGGCGATGGACCTCAATGACATGAGCAGTGCCCGGACGCGCCATTTTCTGCCGCGCTGGCGTGAGGCCGCGTTACCGGATCCGGGCTCCGGTGATTGGGATGCGTGGACCAAGGTATTGCAGTCCCGCGAATACGAGCCGAGCGGGGACGTGTTCGATGCCATGTATGTCGTTTCGAACACGGGCTTCGGGACGGTGTCTTCGTCCCTGATCGCTTTGCCGTCGGTCAATCATTCGGACCGGGCGCCGGTCTGGCGGTTCCTCGGCGGGCGGCCGGAAAGCCAGGGCTGGGTCGACATCGATTTACGTTGA
- a CDS encoding DUF1476 domain-containing protein, with product MTTFDERESAFENKFKHDKELEFKVNSRRNKLLGLWAAKLLGFDGVEAETYAKEVVASDFVEAGDHDVLKKVLADFQAKNVDISEHRLRKQMDELLATAKQQIMTEVKI from the coding sequence ATGACCACTTTCGACGAGCGCGAATCCGCCTTCGAGAACAAGTTCAAGCATGACAAGGAGTTGGAGTTCAAAGTGAACAGCCGCCGTAACAAGCTGCTGGGTCTTTGGGCGGCCAAGCTCCTCGGCTTCGATGGCGTCGAAGCGGAGACTTATGCCAAGGAAGTCGTCGCGTCGGATTTCGTCGAGGCTGGTGACCATGACGTCCTGAAGAAGGTCCTTGCCGACTTCCAGGCCAAGAACGTCGATATCAGCGAGCATCGCCTCAGGAAGCAAATGGACGAATTGCTGGCGACTGCCAAGCAGCAGATCATGACGGAAGTGAAGATCTGA
- a CDS encoding GNAT family N-acetyltransferase gives MAVILDTIIGVNGVVPFEVVGLADGRMNGSLATDLLAELAARATKLGARSNELAMTPIWQPHRAAIEAAGYRHYYSDYDMSCRNPAWGPDLPLPPGAAWHDAWPDWADVYIDVLTTGFADVPGAFVPKPEEIRRYLQQSGIKARILIENGKGIGLLRYTEPNTYINAVVRAGDQKGRRIGQMVMDEARRCLVRQAENDAPMTLTVVDKNTAAIELYRRCNFDIDREVAVLIRHF, from the coding sequence GTGGCGGTCATCCTCGATACGATCATCGGTGTGAACGGTGTTGTGCCCTTCGAAGTGGTGGGGCTGGCCGACGGCAGGATGAATGGTTCGCTGGCGACCGATTTGCTAGCCGAACTCGCCGCACGCGCCACCAAACTGGGGGCGAGGTCGAACGAATTGGCGATGACGCCTATCTGGCAACCACACCGGGCGGCCATCGAGGCCGCGGGTTACCGCCATTACTACAGCGATTACGATATGAGTTGCCGGAATCCGGCATGGGGGCCGGATCTGCCGTTGCCGCCCGGTGCTGCCTGGCATGATGCCTGGCCCGACTGGGCCGATGTTTATATCGATGTGTTGACGACAGGTTTTGCCGACGTGCCTGGTGCCTTTGTCCCCAAGCCCGAGGAGATTCGTCGTTACCTGCAGCAGTCAGGGATAAAGGCGCGGATCCTGATCGAGAACGGCAAAGGGATCGGCTTGCTGCGCTATACCGAGCCGAACACCTATATCAACGCCGTGGTGCGCGCCGGAGACCAGAAGGGCCGTCGCATCGGCCAGATGGTGATGGACGAGGCGCGGCGCTGCCTGGTGAGGCAAGCCGAAAACGACGCGCCGATGACGCTCACGGTCGTCGATAAAAATACAGCGGCGATAGAGCTCTATCGCCGCTGCAATTTCGACATCGATCGGGAAGTGGCCGTGTTGATCCGCCACTTCTGA
- the purB gene encoding adenylosuccinate lyase: MIPRYSRPEMTKIWDPENRFRIWFEIEAHACDALAELGVIPKEAAAEIWAKGKWEVDRIDEIERETKHDVIAFLTNLAEHVGPSARFVHQGMTSSDVLDTCLAVQLKQAADLLLEDLDRLLKALEKRAFEHKLTPTIGRSHGIHAEPTTFGLKLASHYAAFARAKQRLVAARDDVATCAISGAVGTFANIDPRVEAHVARKMELKVEPVSTQVIPRDRHAMFFAVLGVIAGSIENLSIEVRHLQRSEVREAEEFFSPGQKGSSAMPHKRNPVLSENLTGLARVVRASVNPALENVALWHERDISHSSVERVFGPDATIALDFALNRLVGLVEKWIIYPENMQANLDRYSGLVHSQRVLLALTQAGMSREDSYQAVQRNAMKVWLEGKDFMTELKADGEVTKRLSTQQIEECFNLDYHFKHVDDIFQRVFGHS, translated from the coding sequence ATGATTCCGCGCTATTCCCGTCCCGAAATGACCAAGATCTGGGACCCGGAAAACCGCTTTCGCATCTGGTTCGAAATCGAAGCCCATGCCTGCGACGCGTTGGCCGAACTGGGCGTTATCCCGAAGGAAGCGGCAGCTGAAATCTGGGCCAAGGGCAAATGGGAGGTTGACCGCATCGATGAAATCGAGCGCGAAACCAAGCACGACGTCATCGCCTTCCTGACCAATCTTGCCGAACATGTCGGCCCCTCGGCGCGCTTCGTGCACCAGGGCATGACATCCTCGGACGTGCTGGACACTTGCCTCGCCGTGCAGTTGAAGCAGGCGGCCGATCTGTTGCTGGAAGATCTCGACCGGCTGCTGAAGGCCCTGGAAAAGCGCGCCTTCGAACACAAGTTGACGCCGACCATCGGCCGCAGCCATGGCATCCATGCGGAACCCACCACTTTCGGCCTGAAGCTCGCGTCGCATTACGCGGCCTTCGCCCGCGCCAAGCAGCGTCTGGTGGCGGCGCGTGACGATGTTGCGACTTGTGCCATTTCCGGCGCCGTCGGCACCTTTGCCAATATCGATCCGCGCGTCGAAGCGCATGTCGCACGCAAGATGGAGCTGAAGGTCGAGCCGGTCTCGACCCAGGTCATCCCGCGCGACCGGCACGCCATGTTCTTTGCCGTGCTGGGGGTGATCGCGGGTTCGATCGAGAATCTGTCGATCGAAGTGCGCCATCTGCAGCGCTCGGAAGTGCGCGAGGCGGAGGAATTCTTCTCGCCCGGGCAAAAGGGCTCCAGCGCCATGCCGCACAAGCGCAATCCGGTTCTCTCCGAGAATCTGACCGGCCTCGCGCGTGTCGTCCGGGCGTCGGTCAATCCGGCGCTGGAGAATGTGGCGCTGTGGCACGAGCGCGACATCAGTCATTCCTCGGTCGAGCGCGTGTTCGGGCCGGATGCCACGATCGCGCTGGATTTTGCACTCAATCGCCTGGTCGGCCTGGTCGAAAAATGGATCATCTATCCCGAGAACATGCAGGCCAATCTCGACCGCTATAGCGGGCTGGTGCATTCGCAGCGTGTGTTGTTGGCGCTGACCCAGGCGGGCATGAGCCGCGAGGATTCCTATCAGGCCGTTCAGCGCAACGCGATGAAGGTCTGGCTCGAGGGCAAGGACTTCATGACCGAGCTCAAGGCCGACGGCGAGGTGACGAAGCGTCTGTCGACGCAGCAGATCGAGGAATGCTTCAACCTTGACTACCACTTCAAGCACGTCGACGACATCTTCCAGCGGGTCTTTGGTCACTCTTGA
- a CDS encoding oxidoreductase — MTAFSHLFQPFTIRNCQIKNRIFSTGHDTTMPTDGTPNKRLAAYHKARAEGGAGLIIMQVAGVHETARYTSHLIMATTDDCIPGYQDVVAACKPYGTKIFGQLFHPGREIMESQDGTAPVAYAPSAVPNERFHVMPRPMSRGMIKEITAGYADAALRLQKGGLDGVEIVASHGYLPAQFLNERTNLRTDEYGGSFENRLRFIREVAQAIRAKVGPDLVIGLRISGDDKDHDGLQESESLLAIQALDDVMDYFNVIAGSSASFGGAVHIAPPMAIANGYVAPFAAAVKAKVKAAVLVAGRINQPQDAEKILASGSADLIGMTRAMICDPDMPRKAEAGKLEDVRACIACNQACIGHFHLGYPISCIQHPETGRELTYGTRKPIVRKKKILIAGGGPGGLKAAAVASERGHEVILCEAGERLGGQALLAQMLPSRAEFGGIITNLTREVQLGGAEIRTRTKVTRVLIEAEKPDAVIIATGAKPRSAAGAGIEGVDGGHVVTAWDVIRDQANIGHSVVIADWRCDWIGMGLAEKLARAGCHVRLCVDGYMAGQRIHQYVRDHWVGELHKLNVEIIPYARLYGIDGDTAYFQHATSAEPIIFEGIDTLVTSLGHERQSELEDELADWGGEMYVIGDCLTPRTAEEAVLEGLKATAEI, encoded by the coding sequence ATGACCGCCTTCAGCCACCTGTTCCAGCCCTTCACCATTCGCAACTGTCAGATCAAGAACCGTATTTTCTCGACGGGGCACGATACGACGATGCCGACGGACGGAACCCCGAACAAGCGGCTGGCCGCCTATCACAAGGCACGGGCGGAAGGCGGCGCCGGCCTCATCATCATGCAGGTGGCTGGCGTCCATGAGACAGCGCGCTATACCTCGCACCTCATCATGGCAACGACCGATGATTGCATTCCCGGCTACCAGGATGTCGTCGCTGCCTGCAAACCTTATGGCACCAAGATTTTCGGCCAGCTTTTCCACCCCGGCCGCGAGATCATGGAAAGCCAGGACGGGACGGCACCGGTCGCCTACGCTCCCTCGGCGGTACCCAATGAACGCTTCCACGTCATGCCGCGGCCGATGTCGCGGGGCATGATCAAGGAAATCACCGCCGGTTATGCCGATGCGGCGCTGCGCCTGCAAAAAGGCGGGCTCGATGGCGTCGAGATTGTAGCGAGCCACGGCTATCTGCCGGCGCAATTCCTCAACGAACGTACCAATTTGCGCACCGACGAATATGGCGGCAGTTTCGAGAATCGCCTGCGCTTCATTCGCGAGGTGGCCCAGGCCATTCGCGCCAAGGTCGGCCCCGACCTGGTCATCGGCCTGCGCATCAGCGGCGACGACAAGGACCATGACGGCCTGCAGGAGAGCGAAAGCCTCCTGGCAATCCAGGCACTCGACGATGTCATGGACTATTTCAATGTGATCGCCGGATCGTCGGCGAGTTTCGGGGGCGCCGTGCACATTGCCCCGCCGATGGCAATCGCCAACGGCTATGTGGCGCCTTTCGCGGCCGCCGTGAAGGCCAAGGTCAAGGCGGCGGTCCTTGTCGCTGGTCGCATCAACCAGCCCCAAGACGCCGAGAAGATCCTGGCCAGCGGTTCGGCCGACCTCATCGGCATGACCCGCGCCATGATCTGCGACCCGGACATGCCGCGAAAGGCCGAGGCCGGGAAGCTGGAGGATGTGCGGGCATGCATCGCCTGCAACCAGGCCTGTATCGGGCATTTTCATCTGGGCTATCCGATCTCCTGCATTCAGCATCCCGAGACTGGCCGCGAACTCACCTATGGGACGCGCAAGCCGATCGTTCGGAAGAAGAAGATCCTGATCGCCGGTGGCGGCCCAGGTGGCTTGAAGGCGGCGGCCGTCGCCTCCGAACGCGGCCATGAGGTCATCTTGTGCGAGGCAGGTGAGCGTCTCGGCGGCCAGGCATTGCTCGCCCAGATGCTGCCAAGCCGCGCTGAATTCGGCGGCATCATCACCAACCTCACCCGCGAAGTTCAGTTGGGCGGTGCTGAGATTCGCACGCGAACGAAAGTCACTCGCGTGCTGATCGAGGCTGAAAAGCCCGACGCCGTCATCATCGCGACCGGTGCCAAGCCGCGATCGGCGGCCGGCGCCGGCATCGAGGGCGTCGATGGCGGTCATGTCGTCACGGCGTGGGATGTCATCCGCGACCAAGCCAATATCGGCCACTCGGTCGTGATTGCGGATTGGCGCTGCGACTGGATCGGCATGGGCCTGGCCGAGAAGCTCGCGCGTGCCGGCTGCCATGTGCGGCTGTGCGTCGACGGCTATATGGCGGGCCAGCGCATCCACCAATATGTCCGTGATCATTGGGTGGGCGAGTTGCACAAGCTCAATGTGGAGATCATCCCCTATGCGCGCCTTTATGGCATTGACGGCGATACGGCATATTTCCAGCATGCGACCAGCGCCGAGCCGATCATTTTCGAGGGGATCGATACGCTGGTGACGTCGCTGGGGCACGAGCGGCAAAGCGAGCTTGAAGACGAGCTTGCCGATTGGGGCGGCGAAATGTATGTGATCGGCGATTGCCTGACACCGCGCACGGCGGAGGAAGCCGTGCTCGAAGGCCTGAAAGCAACAGCAGAGATCTGA
- a CDS encoding AbrB family transcriptional regulator — protein MPLPFSPPIRARILCLVLGALGGGVFYLLHLPLPWMMGAMTLTTLAAVSGVRIAMMPRVRMVFVAILGIMLGSAFSPQMLDHLQNWAISLLWLALYVVVTTYLVRLYYIHFAGYDAVTAYFAAAPGGLSEMILAGSAFGGDEARISLAHGARILVAVFVLSFGYRWLGGYTPTGASAAAASLPLDIVDLLWLGGAGVLGFFGARKLRMPAYALVGPMIVSALLHVVGVTASRPPAELVAIAQIVVGSMIGARFTGLPLRLVLRGILLAVGATAVLLIVAAGFGFAVDATAGVPFGSALLAFSPGGLAEMSLIALALGVDAAYVSSHHVVRIFMIVVAAPLVFRLLRHKG, from the coding sequence ATGCCCCTGCCCTTCTCGCCCCCCATCCGCGCCAGGATTTTGTGCTTGGTGCTGGGGGCATTGGGGGGTGGCGTCTTCTACCTGCTGCACTTGCCGCTGCCCTGGATGATGGGGGCAATGACCCTTACCACCCTGGCGGCCGTCTCAGGTGTCCGGATTGCGATGATGCCGCGCGTCCGCATGGTCTTCGTCGCCATCCTCGGCATCATGCTGGGCAGTGCCTTTTCCCCCCAGATGCTGGATCATCTGCAGAACTGGGCCATCAGCCTCCTGTGGCTGGCACTTTATGTCGTCGTCACGACCTATCTCGTGCGCCTCTATTACATCCATTTTGCCGGCTACGATGCCGTCACAGCTTATTTTGCCGCCGCCCCCGGCGGCCTGTCGGAGATGATCCTTGCCGGCAGTGCCTTTGGCGGCGATGAGGCACGCATTTCCTTGGCGCATGGCGCCCGAATTCTTGTCGCGGTGTTCGTGCTCTCCTTCGGTTATCGCTGGCTTGGCGGCTATACGCCAACTGGTGCCAGCGCCGCTGCCGCCAGCCTGCCCCTCGACATCGTCGATCTGCTCTGGCTGGGCGGCGCAGGCGTGCTCGGATTCTTTGGCGCCAGGAAATTGCGCATGCCGGCCTATGCCCTGGTCGGTCCCATGATCGTCAGCGCGCTCCTGCATGTCGTTGGCGTGACGGCTTCGCGGCCGCCGGCCGAACTGGTCGCCATAGCGCAGATCGTCGTCGGTTCCATGATCGGCGCGCGGTTCACGGGCCTGCCCTTGCGCCTGGTCCTGCGCGGCATTCTATTGGCTGTCGGGGCGACCGCCGTTCTGCTGATCGTTGCGGCCGGGTTCGGCTTTGCGGTCGATGCCACGGCCGGCGTCCCCTTTGGCTCGGCCCTGCTCGCCTTCTCGCCCGGCGGGCTGGCGGAAATGAGCCTGATCGCCCTCGCCCTCGGCGTCGATGCTGCCTATGTCTCCAGCCACCATGTGGTCCGCATCTTCATGATCGTGGTCGCGGCACCGCTGGTCTTTCGCCTATTGCGCCACAAGGGTTAG
- a CDS encoding acyl-[ACP]--phospholipid O-acyltransferase, giving the protein MNDRSYMRLITDPGFGWMLVTQFLGALNDNLYRYVVTFFAIDLATRQPDGWMANTYVTIIGVLFVLPFLAFSGHAGQLADIFSKRSVLIVTKSVEIAAMLLGLWAFQAQDLNMMLGVLFLIATHSTFFSPAKYGCLPELLPQSDLSRGNALIEMSTFLAIIIGTWAGGALYQTVSHDPLVMGIVPLVIAIVGTLAAFGIGRTPVPTAPRRFSFNPLAGISTGMRELMADRRLMLTVLGNSWFWFLAALVQISIPLYGTHELGLTESETGGLWASVAIGIGVGSMVAGRLSGYKIEFGLVPIGSVGMGIMAMLLVTVDGTWSAVVCLGLLGFFAGFYTVPLNAMLQQKSVLEARGRIIGANNFLNFLAIAIAFGSNLLLGSFLGLQPDQVIMVGGLLSFLITGYIFYLLPDFFIRFVLWLLTHSIYRIRIVGAQNVPLNGPALLVCNHLSFVDGLLVGSCVQRFVRFMVYAPFFGIPGLGAFLKTMRAIPTGGGKVLEPIKRARAELQDGHVVCIFAEGSISRTGNMLPFKRGFERIIDGIDVPIIPVHLDQVWGSIFSFKDGKFFWKWPRRLFYPVTITFGKPLPSSAKARDVRQSLLEMGGDAFRHRRQPDDLVAKRFIRTAKRYWFRMAMADSLGRELNFGQALAGSRLLARWFTRERGADKMVGVLLPGSVAAALVNMGLMLAGKVPVNLNFTIGADAMESAIQQCGIKTIVTARAFLSKVKLAERPDMVFVEELLAKQSKLAQLLMYIASMLTPTTLLLRRAVPKGQSIDDLCTVMFSSGSTGEPKGVMLSQHNVISNLEAIAQILWLTKADKFVGVLPFFHSFGFTGTLCLPLVIGNGAVYHANPLDAKTIGGLVKKYRATILISTPTFCQSYLRSIPAEDFKSLRHVVVGAERLRPDLAAAFKDKFGIDMLEGYGATEMGPVVSVNVPNVMGVGENQTGHKPGTVGHPVPGVAARIVDPDTFEDRNEGEEGLLLLKGPGRMVGYLNNPAKTDEVIRNGWYVTGDIAVLDEDGFIRITDRLSRFSKIGGEMVPHLKVEEAMLRIPGVNGANVTAVPDAAKGERLVGFYLADESMGAELVWQGLNDAGLPKIWVPKVADLHRLDELPVLGTGKTDLKRLKSMALTLVAQ; this is encoded by the coding sequence ATGAACGACCGCTCCTACATGCGCTTGATTACCGATCCGGGATTTGGCTGGATGCTGGTAACGCAGTTCCTCGGCGCATTGAACGACAATCTCTATCGCTATGTCGTCACGTTCTTCGCGATCGATCTTGCCACGCGCCAGCCCGACGGGTGGATGGCCAACACCTATGTGACCATCATCGGCGTGCTGTTCGTCCTGCCTTTTCTGGCCTTCTCCGGGCATGCCGGCCAGTTGGCGGACATCTTCTCAAAGCGATCTGTGTTGATCGTCACCAAATCCGTCGAAATCGCCGCCATGCTGCTGGGGCTCTGGGCGTTCCAGGCGCAGGACCTCAACATGATGCTGGGGGTGCTGTTTCTCATCGCCACGCACTCTACCTTCTTTAGCCCGGCGAAATATGGCTGCCTGCCGGAATTGCTGCCGCAATCCGACCTCTCGCGCGGCAATGCGTTGATCGAGATGAGCACGTTCCTTGCCATCATCATCGGCACCTGGGCGGGTGGTGCCCTCTATCAGACCGTCAGCCACGATCCGTTGGTCATGGGTATCGTCCCGCTCGTCATCGCCATTGTGGGTACCCTGGCGGCCTTTGGGATCGGCCGCACGCCGGTGCCGACGGCACCGCGGCGCTTCAGTTTCAACCCGCTGGCCGGTATCAGCACGGGCATGCGTGAATTGATGGCGGATCGCCGCCTGATGCTCACCGTGCTCGGCAATTCGTGGTTCTGGTTTTTAGCCGCCCTGGTGCAGATCTCGATCCCACTCTATGGCACCCATGAACTGGGTCTCACCGAGAGCGAAACCGGGGGCTTATGGGCCTCGGTCGCAATTGGCATCGGCGTCGGCAGCATGGTTGCCGGCCGCCTTTCCGGCTACAAGATCGAGTTCGGCTTGGTGCCGATCGGCTCTGTCGGCATGGGTATCATGGCGATGCTGCTGGTGACGGTGGACGGTACCTGGTCGGCAGTCGTGTGTCTCGGGCTGCTTGGTTTCTTTGCCGGTTTCTATACCGTGCCGCTCAATGCGATGTTGCAGCAGAAATCGGTGCTGGAAGCACGTGGCCGCATCATCGGTGCCAACAATTTTCTCAACTTCCTGGCGATCGCGATCGCCTTCGGCAGCAATCTTCTGCTCGGCAGCTTCCTTGGCCTGCAGCCGGACCAGGTAATCATGGTGGGCGGCCTGCTGAGCTTCCTGATCACCGGCTACATCTTCTATCTGCTGCCTGATTTCTTCATTCGCTTCGTCTTGTGGCTGCTGACGCATTCCATTTATCGCATCCGCATCGTCGGCGCCCAGAATGTGCCTCTCAATGGGCCGGCATTGCTGGTCTGCAATCATCTTTCCTTCGTCGACGGATTGCTGGTCGGGTCCTGCGTGCAGCGGTTCGTGCGCTTCATGGTCTATGCGCCGTTTTTCGGCATTCCGGGCCTTGGCGCCTTCTTGAAGACGATGCGGGCAATCCCGACCGGCGGCGGCAAGGTGTTGGAGCCCATCAAACGAGCGCGTGCCGAGCTCCAAGACGGCCATGTCGTCTGCATTTTCGCCGAAGGTTCCATCAGCCGCACCGGCAACATGCTGCCGTTCAAACGCGGATTCGAGCGCATCATCGACGGCATCGACGTGCCGATCATCCCGGTTCATCTGGACCAGGTATGGGGCTCGATCTTCAGCTTCAAGGACGGCAAGTTCTTCTGGAAATGGCCGCGCCGTCTATTTTATCCGGTCACGATCACCTTCGGAAAGCCGCTGCCTTCCAGTGCCAAGGCGCGTGATGTGCGCCAGAGCCTGCTGGAGATGGGGGGGGACGCCTTCCGTCATCGCCGTCAACCCGATGACCTCGTTGCAAAGCGTTTCATTCGGACCGCCAAAAGGTACTGGTTCCGCATGGCCATGGCGGATTCACTGGGACGGGAACTCAATTTCGGCCAGGCGCTGGCCGGATCGCGGCTTCTGGCGCGCTGGTTCACGCGCGAACGGGGTGCCGATAAAATGGTCGGCGTTCTGCTGCCGGGTTCTGTGGCCGCCGCCCTGGTCAATATGGGGTTGATGCTGGCGGGCAAGGTGCCGGTCAATCTCAACTTCACGATTGGTGCAGACGCCATGGAATCGGCGATCCAGCAATGCGGCATCAAGACCATCGTGACGGCGCGCGCTTTCCTGTCGAAGGTCAAGCTGGCCGAACGACCGGACATGGTCTTTGTCGAGGAGCTGCTGGCCAAGCAGAGCAAGCTGGCGCAACTGCTCATGTACATCGCCAGCATGTTGACGCCGACCACCCTGTTGCTGCGCCGCGCCGTGCCGAAGGGGCAATCGATCGACGATCTTTGCACGGTCATGTTCAGTTCCGGCTCGACCGGCGAACCCAAGGGCGTGATGTTGTCGCAGCACAACGTCATCTCGAACCTGGAGGCGATCGCGCAGATCCTGTGGCTGACCAAGGCCGACAAGTTCGTGGGCGTGCTACCGTTCTTCCATTCCTTCGGCTTTACCGGCACGCTGTGCCTGCCGCTGGTGATCGGCAATGGCGCCGTCTATCACGCCAACCCGCTTGATGCGAAGACCATAGGAGGCCTGGTGAAGAAATACCGGGCCACCATCCTGATCTCCACCCCGACCTTCTGCCAGTCCTACCTGCGCAGTATTCCGGCCGAGGATTTCAAGAGCCTGCGCCATGTCGTCGTCGGCGCCGAGCGGCTGCGGCCGGACCTTGCCGCAGCGTTCAAGGACAAGTTCGGCATCGACATGCTTGAAGGCTATGGCGCCACGGAAATGGGGCCGGTCGTCTCGGTCAACGTCCCCAATGTGATGGGGGTGGGCGAAAACCAGACGGGTCACAAGCCGGGTACCGTCGGGCATCCCGTGCCGGGCGTCGCCGCCCGGATCGTCGATCCCGACACGTTCGAAGATCGCAACGAAGGCGAGGAAGGCCTGCTGCTGCTCAAAGGGCCCGGCCGCATGGTGGGTTATCTCAACAACCCGGCCAAGACCGACGAGGTCATCAGGAACGGCTGGTATGTCACCGGCGATATTGCCGTGTTGGACGAGGACGGCTTCATCCGCATCACGGACCGATTGTCGCGCTTCTCGAAGATCGGCGGCGAGATGGTGCCGCATCTCAAGGTCGAGGAGGCCATGCTGCGCATCCCCGGGGTCAATGGCGCCAATGTGACTGCCGTGCCGGATGCGGCCAAGGGCGAGCGGTTGGTGGGCTTTTACCTGGCCGATGAAAGCATGGGGGCGGAGTTGGTGTGGCAGGGGCTCAATGATGCCGGCCTGCCAAAGATCTGGGTTCCGAAGGTTGCCGATCTGCATCGCCTGGATGAACTGCCGGTGCTGGGCACCGGCAAGACCGATCTCAAGCGATTGAAGTCGATGGCGCTAACCCTTGTGGCGCAATAG